CGGATCGGCCCCGATATTCTGGCGCAGGTCGATGGTGGAGGGGAAGGAGGCCCGCAGCAATTTCAGGGATTCCTTAACAATGGGGCCCAGTTGCATGAATATGCGCTGGCGCTCGGTTTGCCGGCTGAAGGACAAGATTTGGTTGACCAGGTCCGAAGCCCGTTTGCTGGACTTGAGCACCTGGTCCAGGTAGGACCGGGTGGGGCTGTCCACAGGGAAGTCCCGCATGACGATCTCGGTATACATGACGATGGGGGAGAGGATATTGTTGAAATCGTGGGCGATGCCCCCGGCCAAGGTGCCCAGGGCCTCGATCTTCTGAGTTTGGCGCAGTTGGGATTCCAGCTTGGCCTTCTCCTCTTCGGCCTGCTTCTGTCGGGTGACATCCCGGTTACTGGCCCGGCGGCCGAGATTGTGGCCGGTGGGGCTGTATACCGGCTGGCAGACATGGGCGATCCACCGCTCTTCCCCATCCTTGGTAAGGATTCGGAAATCCAGGTGGTGGGGCTCGCCGCTCTCCCGTTCGTCATGGAGGTGTCCGGCGATTTTCTGCCGGTCCTCCACGTGGGTGATTTTCTCCAGCAGGTCGGGGTCCAAGAAGAAATCTTCCACCTGATAGCCAGTAATCCGTTCGCACGAGGGAGAGTTGTAATTGTACCTCCCGTCCGGGCCTAGCCAATACTCCCAATCATAATTAAAATCCGCGATGGTCCGAAACATGACTTCCGATTTCCGCAAGGACTCTTCCGCCACCTGCCGTTTCGCCAACTCCAGCTGCAGAGCCTGATAGGACTTCTTTAATTCCCCGGTCCTTTCTTCCACCCTGTCCCGGAGAACATCTCTGGTGCGATTGATTTCCAAAAATAATGGGGCAATCAGGGCCACTCCCACCGCCATGGAAACGGAAGTGGCCATGGCGATCAACTCCTGGCTGACGTCCACCGGCAGAAGCTCCATACCCCTGACGTACCACTCATACAGGGTAAAGCAGCGTCTCAAACTCATGAGGACGATGGCCGCGGCGATAAATATCCAGGCCCCGGTCTTCTTGGTGATCCAAATCAGTCGCAAAGCCAGGAACGCGGCCACAAACTGGAAGGGAATGGAGATAAACAGGATGAAGTAAGCCTTGTTCATCGACTTGCCTCCTAAAAATTCCCAGGTATTCTGGCGTTCTCGATGCTTGCTTCCCAAGCCTGCATGAAGATTATCAGGTGTTTTGCCGGTAACTTATTCTATCCCAAAGTAATTGGATTGAAAAAGTTTCCGATATATTGAGATAATTATCTCAAATGGGCAAACAAAAATATTCGACAAGATATCCTCCGGGAGCCCCTCTATGCGCTATTTTATGATTGTAATCACTGCTGTCTGGCACGTTAAGTTAATTGAATAGCAAAGGTTGTCGGTTGTCTGGTGGTCGAAGACCGAGTAACGCCCACAAATCCATGCGTTCCAGGAGCGTGGTTGGGCCAGGCGGGTGAGTTCCAAAAGTCCCCAGCCAGCCTTGGTCTTGAACTTGACCCACACCAGCAGCAGGAGAGCGATCAAGGCGTTCCAGATTTGGATCAGCACCGCATTCTTGGAGGACCGTAAAAGGCCTTGATTTTCAGGTTTTGTTTGATCCACTTGAAAAAGAGTTCGATCTGTCAGCGGCGGCGGTAGAGTTCGGCCACCTCCAGGGCAGACAGGTCCAGGCGATTGGTCAAAAAGACATATTCCTTGTCGGTCTCCGGGTCCCGATAGTGCACCCGGCGCAGTGGCTCAGGGGAGCAGGC
Above is a window of Desulfobaccales bacterium DNA encoding:
- a CDS encoding ATP-binding protein, with protein sequence MNKAYFILFISIPFQFVAAFLALRLIWITKKTGAWIFIAAAIVLMSLRRCFTLYEWYVRGMELLPVDVSQELIAMATSVSMAVGVALIAPLFLEINRTRDVLRDRVEERTGELKKSYQALQLELAKRQVAEESLRKSEVMFRTIADFNYDWEYWLGPDGRYNYNSPSCERITGYQVEDFFLDPDLLEKITHVEDRQKIAGHLHDERESGEPHHLDFRILTKDGEERWIAHVCQPVYSPTGHNLGRRASNRDVTRQKQAEEEKAKLESQLRQTQKIEALGTLAGGIAHDFNNILSPIVMYTEIVMRDFPVDSPTRSYLDQVLKSSKRASDLVNQILSFSRQTERQRIFMQLGPIVKESLKLLRASFPSTIDLRQNIGADPDWVLADPTEVYQVVMNLCTNAAHALGDKGGLLEVDLDNVELKEGQLAFGIEIKPGLYVRLRVHDSGPGIPPAIIERIFEPYFTTKEKGQGTGLGLAVVHGIVKLCAGGITVASEPGRGTTFEVFFPVLRIEELMEPEVGGDMPRGKESILVVDDEEDIVVAAKILLEQLGYRVTALTASREALEAFRAQPDGFDLVLADQTMP